The sequence below is a genomic window from Acidobacteriota bacterium.
TTGTCTTTGGCCATCATCTCGAACAGGAATTCGTTGCCGATGCGCCGCGCAGGATCGCCTGTGCATTTTTCCTCTCGGCCCAGAATTGCAAAACTGACCCCGGCTTTTTCCAGTAGTTGCGCCGTTGCGCGCACGACTTTCTGATTGCGTTCGATCAGCGCGCCTCCACAACCAATCCAAAATAACACCCCGGCGTCACGCGCTTCGGCAATGGTTTTGACATTTAATCCTTCCGCCCAATCCATTCGCGTCGCTTGCGTGCCGCGAAATGGATGCTGACGCGATTCAAGCGAAGTCATTGCTTCCTGCATCGTTTCGGGAAAGTCGGATTCCTCCATCACCAGGTAGCGCCGCAGATCCACTATCTTCGGCATCTGTTCGATGAAGACGGGACAGGCTTCCATACACGCGCCGCAGGTCGTGCATTGCCACAGGGCATCGGGTGAAGTTGCGGGAACCGTTCCGATGATTGCGGATTGCGGATTGCGGATTGCGGATTTGCTTCGAGCCAGAACCTGTAAGTCAAGAATTATGTCGCGCGGAGAAAGCTGCTTGCCGACGGTGTTCGCCGGACAAACCGCCGTGCAGCGCCCGCATTCGGTGCAGGCGTCAAAATCCGCCAGGTCTTTCCAGGTGAATCCGGCCAGCGTTTTGACGCCCATCGGTTCGCCGGTTTCCGCCAGCTTGTCAAAATTCATCGCTTTGAGCGAAGCGCCGCTTGGGCTGAGCCGTGAGGTGTAAATGTTCAGCGGCCCCGTCAGAACGTGCAGCATCTTGGTGTACGGCGCGGCGGCAATGAAGCCAAACACCATCACCGCGTGCGTCCACCACGTCACCAGATGCAACGTCGTCAACGCCGATTTGCCCATCGGTTTGAACACAACGGCGACCAGATAGCCAATCGGCGACCAGGCTCCCCACGGATCGTCAGTCGCGGCAATGCGCCAACCTTCCAGCAAAAACCCCGTCAGCGCAATCAAAAAAATCGCACCCAGAATCAATTCGGCTTCGTCTGTATAGACCAGTTTTTTTGGCTTGAGCGAAACGCGGCGCCAGAAAGCGATGCCGACTCCGATCAAAACCAGGGTGCCGAAAATGTCTACGATGAAAGATTGAAAGTAGAGGTAAAACGCGCCTTGCATCACCGGCAATCCGAAATCGTGGTGAACTGCTACCACTGAAGTCGCAATCGTCAAAACTATAAAGCCGGTGTAAATGAAGGTGTGAAAAACGACTGCATATTTTTCCCGAACCGTTCGTCGCTGCGCAAGCGCGTGTTTCAGCAACCGCTGCAATCGTTCTTTTGAACGATCAAACCGATACGCTGGCAATCCGCGCCGCCAAGCCGCGATGCGTCGCCACAACCCATAACCCGCAATTGCCAGCGCGATGACGAACAGCAAATACATCAGCCAGATGTTGCTGATGTTCCAAAGAACTTCGCGGGTTGGTGTTGTGAGGTTCATAAAGATTCACCACAAAAAGCGCAAAAGTCACAAAAAGATTTTCTGGCTCCCGCAAGTGACCGCCAAGTTTACTTTTGTGTGTTTTGTGTTTTTTGTGGTTGATTCACCTTTGCAAGGTAGCGAGCTTCTCTTTCAACAGCGGAACGACTTTCTTGTAATCCTCGACAATGCCGAAGCTGCAATACTTGAAGATCGGCGCATCGGGATCAATGTTGATGGCGGCGACGACTTTGGAATCGGACATTCCGGCCAAGTGCTGGCTGGCGCCGCGAATGGCGACGGCAAGGTAAAGCCCCGGCGCGACTTTTTTGCCTGTTTGCCCGACCTGCCACGTCGGTGGGCACCAGCCGGAATCGCACGCCGCGCGCGACGCCGCCGTCATTCCACCTAGCATTGCCGCGAGTTCCTGCAGTCCCTCAAACCCTTCCGGCCCCCCCAGACCTCGACCTCCAGACACAATGATGCGCGCATCTTCCAATCGCGCTTCGCCCACAGCTTCCGATTTGCGTTCGATGATCTTGGTCGTTGCAGTTGGAATGCTGACCGAGGCCATCGCGACAGTCGCCACCGAAGCGGACGCCGCCGCTGGAACATCAAAGGCCCGCGCACGCAACCAGACCACGGCAGGCGAACGTTTCAGTTGAATCGTCGCCACGGCTTTGCCTCCGTAGACGGCTCGTTTCACCTGAATCGCGCCGCCTTCCACCGACAGCGAAACACCATCGCCAACCGCGCTTCCGCCCAATCGGTGCGCCAATCGCGGAGCCAGTTCCTGACTGTATGTATCGTTGCTCAACAAGACTGCACTGGGCGAAATTCGCTTGCACAATTCAGTCAAGGCAGCCAGACACGTTTCGGGCTGGTATTCGTTCAACTCAGCTTGGTCGGCGGAAATAACCGCATCTGCGACCGAAGCCAGCGACATATTCAGCATCGGGGTGTGCCCGCCGACGACAATGGCGTGCAATCTGCCGCCAAGTTGATCTGCTAAGCGGCGACCGGCTCCGGCAACGCCTTGCGCCGCACGGTCATATCCAGCAGCAGAGAAAATTGTGATGATGACGTTGCTCATATTCTTTTCTGGGTACGCATCGCTTCCAGCGTGCGGGTTTTCTGTAAAAACTTCTTCCGGATCACAGTGGGCATTCACCACGAGTCCGCAGGCCGGAGGCCCTGCGTACCCAGGCTTATTCCGTTTCCGCCCGATCCGCAGCCAAGCGGTTTTCGGCAATCATGCGCAGCCTCTGTTCACTGGTTTTCTTGGGTTCGTTGTACCCCCGTTCGCCATACGGTTGCAGCTTTTCCAACCACATATCTTCCAGTTGCGTTAAATCTTCGCGGTAATCGTGCTGCGGATCGCTGACCGGCGTCAGTTCATCCAGAATCTCGAACGCGAATTTGTCTTCGCCCAATTCAGTCCATTCCGCTTGCAGCGTTCTGTTTTTATGACTCCCCGTCTTCAGTTCGGATTTGTGCCGATTGAAAATCCCAGGCAGATTCAACGCCGAGCCAACAAACACTTTTTCGTTGACCGTATTGCGAATCTGGAATACGCCCATCGGCCTGTGACTTTGTTGATATTCTTTTTTTAAGGCTTTTTTGTCCATCACTGCTCCTTAGCGCGACGTGATATGTGTCGCCGAAGCTTGCGGTTTTGCGCTGTCCACAATCGCCTGATTGGCCAGCACCTGAAACTCCTGACGGATGTTGATGTGCGTGTACGGAATAACCTGCGTCATCATGATTCCAATCAGTTCTTCCTGCGGGTCTACCCAGAAATACGTGCAGAATGCGCCGCCCCATCCGTATTCGCCGACGGAACTTGGCACGGCGGCTTGGCCGACATCGGTCAACACGCGATAGCCCAATCCAAATCCATAGCCCGGCCCGGTCAACCAGATCGGCAAATTGCCAATGTGATTGACGGTCATCAATTCCACGGTTTTGCGACCGAGAATACGCACGCTATCGAGTTCGCCTCCGTTGAGCATCATCTGATGAAAACGCATGTAATCCGCCGCCGTCGAAACCAGTCCGCCCGCGCCACTGAAATACACGTGGGGTTCTTTGACGTAGCGGCTTTCGGCAGTCGGCGCTTCCAGCAATTTGATCTTGTTGCCGTTCTTTTCGTCGGGTTGATACACGGCGGCAAAGCGATTGAGCTTCGATTGCGGCAAATAAAAATGCGTGTCGGTCATTTTCAGAGGCTCGAAGATTCGTTTTTGCAGGTATTCATCCAGCGTCATGCCGGAAATGACTTCCACCAATCGGCCCACGACATCCGTTGCATTGCCGTATTCCCAGGCTTCTCCCGGTTGAAAGTTCAGCGGCAAGGTCGCCAACCGTTTGACCGCGTCGCCGACAGTGTCATTGGGTTTGCGGCCTTGCTGAAATGTTTTGGTGAATTCCGGCAGCGTGATGCCGCGATAACTGTTGGCGAATCCGGCGGTGTGCGTCAGCACGTGTTTGAAGGTGATCGGTCGCACAGCCGGAACCAGTTTGTACGGCTGGCCAACGCGGTCTTCGCCAGAAGCCGGAACCGCGACTTTCATAT
It includes:
- a CDS encoding electron transfer flavoprotein subunit alpha/FixB family protein; this translates as MSNVIITIFSAAGYDRAAQGVAGAGRRLADQLGGRLHAIVVGGHTPMLNMSLASVADAVISADQAELNEYQPETCLAALTELCKRISPSAVLLSNDTYSQELAPRLAHRLGGSAVGDGVSLSVEGGAIQVKRAVYGGKAVATIQLKRSPAVVWLRARAFDVPAAASASVATVAMASVSIPTATTKIIERKSEAVGEARLEDARIIVSGGRGLGGPEGFEGLQELAAMLGGMTAASRAACDSGWCPPTWQVGQTGKKVAPGLYLAVAIRGASQHLAGMSDSKVVAAINIDPDAPIFKYCSFGIVEDYKKVVPLLKEKLATLQR
- a CDS encoding beta-lactamase family protein, yielding MKRLPAFSLIATIIFSVTVGNSPAHSQGKATGLPTAKPEDVGMSSERLARIRTGMQRYVDKGLVPGVVTMVARRGKVVYLDSVGYRDAESKAPMTNDTIFRIASMTKPIASVALMMLYEEGHFLLNDPIAKFLPEFTNMKVAVPASGEDRVGQPYKLVPAVRPITFKHVLTHTAGFANSYRGITLPEFTKTFQQGRKPNDTVGDAVKRLATLPLNFQPGEAWEYGNATDVVGRLVEVISGMTLDEYLQKRIFEPLKMTDTHFYLPQSKLNRFAAVYQPDEKNGNKIKLLEAPTAESRYVKEPHVYFSGAGGLVSTAADYMRFHQMMLNGGELDSVRILGRKTVELMTVNHIGNLPIWLTGPGYGFGLGYRVLTDVGQAAVPSSVGEYGWGGAFCTYFWVDPQEELIGIMMTQVIPYTHINIRQEFQVLANQAIVDSAKPQASATHITSR
- a CDS encoding 4Fe-4S dicluster domain-containing protein, whose amino-acid sequence is MNLTTPTREVLWNISNIWLMYLLFVIALAIAGYGLWRRIAAWRRGLPAYRFDRSKERLQRLLKHALAQRRTVREKYAVVFHTFIYTGFIVLTIATSVVAVHHDFGLPVMQGAFYLYFQSFIVDIFGTLVLIGVGIAFWRRVSLKPKKLVYTDEAELILGAIFLIALTGFLLEGWRIAATDDPWGAWSPIGYLVAVVFKPMGKSALTTLHLVTWWTHAVMVFGFIAAAPYTKMLHVLTGPLNIYTSRLSPSGASLKAMNFDKLAETGEPMGVKTLAGFTWKDLADFDACTECGRCTAVCPANTVGKQLSPRDIILDLQVLARSKSAIRNPQSAIIGTVPATSPDALWQCTTCGACMEACPVFIEQMPKIVDLRRYLVMEESDFPETMQEAMTSLESRQHPFRGTQATRMDWAEGLNVKTIAEARDAGVLFWIGCGGALIERNQKVVRATAQLLEKAGVSFAILGREEKCTGDPARRIGNEFLFEMMAKDNVETLNGYGVKTIVTSCPHCFNTFRNEYPQFGGSYEVFHHSEFLAKLVNEGKLSSVSKTDKTVTFHDPCYLGRHNGVTEAPRQLVQLSSNRTVEMQMNREQGFCCGGGGGMSFVEEPKHQRVNQERARQALETGADVVAVGCPFCMTMLEDGINAKRGERDVKVMDVAELLLQSVK
- a CDS encoding GIY-YIG nuclease family protein, translated to MDKKALKKEYQQSHRPMGVFQIRNTVNEKVFVGSALNLPGIFNRHKSELKTGSHKNRTLQAEWTELGEDKFAFEILDELTPVSDPQHDYREDLTQLEDMWLEKLQPYGERGYNEPKKTSEQRLRMIAENRLAADRAETE